A single genomic interval of Actinomycetota bacterium harbors:
- a CDS encoding DNA-directed RNA polymerase subunit alpha — protein sequence MLTIARATVSEEPVSESISKFVIEPLEPGFGYTLGNAMRRTLLSSVPGAAITAAKIDGVLHEFTTVAGVKEDVTDIVLNLKDVVVRLEGDEATASLHLRARGAKEVVAGDIEAPAGVEIINRDSHIASLNTKGKLDIELTVSRGRGYQVADRMAGRDVIGEILVDAMFSPVRRVTYVVEHTRVEQMTNYDRLVLEVETNGAVAPKEATMHAARHLGQLVGLFDELEEGAERRDEKQAGPGPRVDTERPVEQLDLSVRALNCLKREGINTLGQLLEYSMEDLMDIRNFGEKSVVEVDEKLKEMGLGLKEKGL from the coding sequence GTGCTCACGATTGCCAGGGCGACCGTTTCAGAGGAACCCGTCTCGGAGTCGATCTCGAAGTTCGTGATCGAGCCGCTCGAGCCGGGGTTCGGCTACACGCTCGGAAACGCCATGCGCCGGACTTTGCTTTCTTCGGTCCCAGGGGCGGCCATCACGGCCGCCAAGATCGACGGCGTGCTCCACGAGTTCACCACCGTCGCCGGCGTCAAGGAGGACGTCACCGACATCGTCCTCAACCTGAAGGACGTGGTCGTTCGGCTCGAGGGCGACGAGGCGACTGCCTCGCTTCACCTGCGTGCCCGCGGCGCGAAGGAAGTCGTGGCCGGCGACATAGAGGCCCCGGCTGGGGTCGAGATCATCAACCGCGACTCCCACATCGCCTCGCTGAACACCAAGGGGAAGCTCGACATCGAGCTGACCGTCTCCCGTGGCCGTGGCTACCAGGTGGCCGACCGCATGGCCGGCCGGGACGTCATCGGTGAGATTCTCGTGGACGCCATGTTCTCGCCGGTCCGGCGCGTGACGTACGTCGTTGAGCACACGCGGGTCGAGCAGATGACCAACTACGACCGGCTCGTGCTGGAGGTCGAGACGAACGGCGCTGTGGCGCCGAAGGAGGCGACCATGCACGCGGCGCGCCACCTCGGACAGCTGGTCGGCCTGTTCGACGAGCTCGAGGAGGGGGCGGAACGACGCGACGAAAAGCAGGCCGGTCCCGGCCCCCGCGTCGATACGGAACGCCCCGTGGAGCAGCTGGACCTTTCGGTCCGGGCGCTCAACTGCCTCAAGCGCGAGGGGATCAACACGCTGGGCCAGCTGCTGGAGTACTCGATGGAAGACCTCATGGACATCCGCAACTTCGGGGAGAAGTCGGTGGTCGAAGTCGACGAGAAGCTCAAGGAGATGGGCCTGGGGCTCAAGGAGAAGGGGCTGTAG
- the rpsD gene encoding 30S ribosomal protein S4, translating to MARYAEADCRHCRREGIKLYLKGSKCETPKCPIEKRPIPPGQHGRRRAGKASPYLERLREKQKARRIYGVLEKQFRGYYGVAARQKGATGENLLRILERRLDNVVYRAGFAHSRDDARQLVLHRHVLVNGRLTNIPSFLCRPGDVVSVKEKSRGIVRVQEATERAQSRTVPSWVSADYSRMEAKVTSLPERGEIDVPVKESFIVEFYSR from the coding sequence ATGGCCAGATACGCGGAGGCCGACTGCAGGCACTGCCGGCGCGAGGGGATCAAGCTGTATCTCAAGGGCAGCAAGTGCGAGACCCCCAAGTGCCCCATCGAAAAGCGTCCGATCCCGCCGGGCCAGCACGGCCGCCGGCGCGCCGGCAAGGCATCGCCGTACCTGGAGCGGCTGCGTGAGAAGCAGAAGGCGCGCCGGATCTACGGCGTGCTGGAGAAGCAGTTCCGTGGCTATTACGGCGTGGCTGCCCGCCAGAAGGGCGCCACCGGTGAGAACCTGCTCCGGATTCTGGAGCGCCGCTTGGACAACGTCGTGTACCGGGCCGGGTTCGCCCACTCGCGTGACGACGCCCGGCAGCTGGTCCTGCACCGTCACGTCCTTGTCAACGGGCGTCTCACGAACATCCCGTCCTTTTTGTGCCGACCCGGGGACGTCGTCTCCGTGAAGGAGAAGTCCCGGGGAATCGTCCGGGTCCAGGAAGCAACCGAGCGTGCGCAGTCGCGAACGGTCCCCTCCTGGGTCTCGGCTGACTACTCACGCATGGAGGCCAAGGTGACCTCCCTGCCCGAGCGAGGCGAGATCGACGTCCCCGTCAAGGAGTCGTTCATCGTCGAGTTCTACTCGCGGTAG
- the rpsK gene encoding 30S ribosomal protein S11: MTAKKKGVGERVKRRERKNIAAGEAHIKSSFNNTTIAITDPEGGVVSWSTGGTVGFKGSRKSTPFAAQLAAEAAARKAMEHGMRRVDVFVKGPGSGRETAIRALQAAGLEVASITDVTPVPHNGCRPRKRRRV, from the coding sequence GTGACTGCGAAGAAGAAGGGTGTCGGCGAGCGCGTAAAGCGGCGCGAGCGAAAGAACATCGCCGCCGGCGAGGCCCACATAAAGTCCAGCTTCAACAACACGACCATCGCGATCACGGATCCCGAGGGTGGTGTGGTCTCCTGGTCGACGGGCGGCACCGTCGGCTTCAAGGGTTCCCGCAAGTCGACTCCGTTCGCGGCGCAGCTGGCGGCCGAGGCCGCCGCGCGCAAGGCGATGGAGCACGGCATGCGGCGAGTGGACGTCTTCGTCAAGGGCCCCGGCTCCGGACGCGAGACGGCCATTCGGGCGCTGCAGGCCGCCGGCCTCGAGGTCGCCAGCATCACCGATGTGACGCCGGTGCCCCACAACGGGTGCCGTCCCCGCAAGCGGCGGAGGGTGTAG
- the rpsM gene encoding 30S ribosomal protein S13 produces MARIAGVDLPRDKRADVSLTYIFGVGNVKAKQICERANIDPAAKVRDLSDEEVARIRQWIDVNVKVEGELRREVQENIRRKIEIGSYQGMRHVLGLPVRGQRTQTNARTRKGPRKTVGAKKKKVGKKG; encoded by the coding sequence TTGGCACGTATCGCGGGGGTCGACCTGCCGCGCGACAAGCGCGCGGACGTGTCCCTGACCTACATCTTCGGTGTGGGCAACGTGAAGGCGAAGCAGATCTGCGAGCGCGCGAACATCGATCCCGCGGCCAAGGTACGCGACCTGAGCGACGAGGAGGTCGCCCGGATCAGGCAGTGGATCGACGTAAACGTGAAGGTCGAGGGCGAGTTGCGGCGGGAGGTTCAGGAGAACATCCGCCGAAAGATCGAGATCGGGTCCTACCAGGGCATGAGGCACGTCCTCGGACTGCCTGTCCGGGGACAGCGCACTCAGACCAACGCCCGCACGCGCAAGGGTCCCCGCAAGACGGTGGGGGCCAAGAAGAAGAAGGTCGGCAAGAAGGGATAG
- the rpmJ gene encoding 50S ribosomal protein L36: MKVRASVKKMCDKCKVIRRHGRVLVICENPRHKQRQGA; the protein is encoded by the coding sequence GTGAAGGTTCGCGCGTCCGTGAAGAAGATGTGTGACAAGTGCAAGGTCATCCGCCGGCACGGCCGGGTTCTCGTGATCTGCGAGAACCCGCGCCACAAGCAGCGCCAGGGGGCCTGA